In one Lycium barbarum isolate Lr01 chromosome 7, ASM1917538v2, whole genome shotgun sequence genomic region, the following are encoded:
- the LOC132601616 gene encoding uncharacterized protein LOC132601616, giving the protein MDYVPGGSISFNDEDAQGIIQPNNDAMAISIRIFKSHVKCILSNPGSSTNIIQWRVVEQLRLLDQIILVAWVLSGFNMVSETTKIEISLPVNINRTIQQIVFYVFEGEMKYNALFGRLWIHIMRALPSMLHQMLQFPTLEGIKTVRGEQPVAREMFTVEEAPLILEK; this is encoded by the coding sequence TATTTCCTTTAACGATGAGGATGCacagggcatcattcaaccaaaCAATGATGCGATGGCAATTTCTATCCGTATTTTTAAATCTCATGTTAAATGTATTTTGAGTAACCCGGGTAGTTCAACCAACATTATCCAATGGAGAGTAGTGGAACAACTGAGGTTGCTGGACCAAATTATACTGGTAGCTTGGGTTCTCAGTGGATTCAATATGGTGAGTGAAACTACTAAGATAGAAatttctttgccggtcaacatcAACAGAACTATTCAGCAAATTGTGTTCTATGTCTTCGAAGGCGAGATGAAGTATAATGCACTATTCGGCAGATTGTGGATTCATATCATGAGGGCATTACCATCGATGCTGCATCAGATGTTACAATTCCCAACTTTGGAAGGGATAAAGACAGTCCGTGGTGAACAACCCGTAGCAAGAGAGATGTTCACGGTCGAGGAGGCGCCCCTCATCCTGGAGAAATAG